The nucleotide window ACAGAACCTGTAATAATTAAGAATAAGTCCTGTCAGCTTCCCTTGATTTTTTTTATTTCAAATCTCAATTTTCGTAAATTTCAGTTCTCAGTTTTTTATTCGGATTTTTATTTGGATTTCTCAACAGTTATTGAGTAGTCGAAACTGTTTGTGTTTTTCGGAAGAATTGTAAATTTCCAGTTTCCGATTGCTCCAGTTGCTTTATACGTTTCGGTATGTTTCCTGATATCAGTCTGATAGCTTGAACTGTTTCCCATCGCCCACATTGGGAAGATATACCCTTGAGAATCTACTGTCCCACTCTCAGCAACTTTCACAAGGGTTAGATTAACAGGGTTGGAGTTGCACGTCAGGTTTATTTCAAAGCTTGGCTCTTCTTTTTCAGGGAAAATACGCAAAGGTGTATCCTGGTCAGAAGTTTCGGCCGAAACTTCAATTGTTATCATGTCGTCAGTTTTAGTATTAAAAGTTTTTATATAAGGGACTGTGGGCTGTTTATCAATCGTAAAGCTCAAGCTTACTTGAGGGATAGATCCGTCATTCTCTTTCCCATCAGCGTTCATTTCGATATAAGCATCATAAGTTCCGCTTGCATCCTTCGGGACTGGTACCTTAATGGTCATATCAGCAATTTCACCGGCTTTTATGGTTGAGGGTGCAGAGATCTCTATTGTATCATCACCAAAAACTGGTTCATCAAATGAATAGTCATAAATCTTGTAGCTCATTACTTTCGGATCGATTGTAATATCTTTCCCTGCCACGTTTTTAATTTTTATGGTGTATACATATTCTTTTCCGGGCTCAACAATATCAGAAACATAACTTGTTTGAAGCTCAAGCTTCGGATTGACAGGTACTGAGACACAAAGGTTCACTGCATTAACATACATAGGATTACTATATTCCCCAGCAGATACAGAATCACTATATCCCCCAGCAGATACAGAATCACTATATCCCCCAGTAGATACAGAATCACTATATCCCCCAGTAGATACAGAATCACTATATCCCCCAATAGATACAGAATCACTATATCCTTTAGCAGATTCCTGAATATATACAGGAATATCGTATTCTTCTGGATAAGTATCATTTGTGAAGGCTATCTGGGCCTCATACTCTCCACTTTCGGCATCTTCAGGAACACTTACCTCAATGGTAAAGTTCTGCTCGACACCAGGATTTACCGTTGCATTTTCAGGTAAAATCGTAACCCAGCTTTCATTTAAAACATTATAGTAATCATCAGGTGGAGCTACAACTTTCGGGACTATATTGAATGTTTCGTTACCTCTGTTCCTGAAACTGACATTGAAAGTTTCATTTTCACCCTGCGTAAGGTATATCGAGAGATAGGCAGGTTTTATATCATGTACAGTGTAATTTTCGTAAATTTTTTCCGGTCCAGGAACTATAGGAATTATGTTACTTCCGTAAGTTCCGTTTTCATAGGTAACTGTTCCGTTAAGCTCTTCTGACTGAGCAAATGCAGCCGGTAACAGTATCAAGCAAAGCAATAAACTAAAAAACTGGGATGCTGCCTTCAATGCTGTACTTTTACTCATGTTTCTGGCTCCTTTCTTGTGAATTATACTTTCTAACCAATGCACTGGCTTCAATCTCCTGCAAACTGGCTGTGTAAGACTCTGCTTCTTAAACTATAATTTTAATAAATTCTAGAGAATGAATATTTTTAGGATGTAATAACTTTTCTAGATGTCCCTCTATAAAATACTTATGGAATTTTCAAATTTTTGTAAAGATCACAATGGAGCTCATAAACAGAACTGAATTAGCTTTTTAAATGTTCTTAGTCTAAAATAAGAAAAATAGATTTAAAAACTTCTCCAAAGAATAGCTTTAAATATTTTCAGTAAGTGAAAAAGTATAAAAAGGATTTGCTTAAATACAAACTCTTTTGTTAAATAGATAAAACTCCAGTAAATACCTTCAGATGGAAGTTCGCTGGCAAATGTCTATTTGCAGATGTTTACTGGCAGACATTTACTGACAGATATTTTCCAAATGTCTCCATGTAAAAAATTACCTATCTTAATTTCTCCTAAGTTAAAACTGCCTTTATGTGTAGTAATTTTTATCCAAATTATTACATAATTTGTTTGTTTCAAGAGGAAAACTTTTTGCAAGGCTATATTACTTTCGGACACTATTATATATCGGCCTGCCCGTACTCAAGAAAATAAGCGTATGCCTGCTTTTTCAGGGTTACTTTCGGGAATTTTCTCTCTTTTTTTCCAGAAGTCCCCATAACTTCTCACACTCACTGGCTGTAAGCCCGATTTGATTAAGAAGGTATTCTTCCGTTTTCTGAGTCTTTACCGTGCCTTTTATCAAATGGCTTATTGTATCCCTATGATGTCCTGTTATTCGTTCAATACTTCTTATTCCGTTTTTTTCAATAAATAGCCGATATATTAGTCTTATCTCATATGCGGAAAGATGCTTGCGATAAACAGAAGTACCTTTTGTATCCATGAAAAACTTTCCACAATGTTTACAGTAGTACCGCTGGTGTCCGGTTTTATACTTTCCCCGCTTTATAATAGCTTTCCCTTCAGTCCTGAGATAATATTCACATTCAGGATTTGGGCAAACAGTCTCATTTTGGTTTTCAACTAACATAATATAATCAATAAGTTGTAACTTCAATAATATATTTATTTTGCTCAGTTCAATTTTAAACGCTTTGTTTTAGATCGATTCATGAGCATAAAGACAAACGTTATTTAAAATTCATTATCAGGTTGACCTATACAATAATACAAATAAAATCCATCATATTTATTATTTATGAGAACAGATACAAAAATGTGAAACTCTTCCTGCAAAATTTAAATTTATCCATGAGCTTTGATTACTAAAAGTGTTTCGGATTATACAAAGACATATTCTACTTTTAATGATTTGACAATAAAATATAAGCTTTAAAAGTTCCACTGCTCATAGTTGTCCATACTTAAGTCTAATATTTTAATACCTGAGTTCTTTTAATACCTGAGTTCTTTTAATACCTGAGTTTGATTATTACCTTCATATAAACGTCTGCATGTTGAGAAAATTGCCTGTATGTGGCTGGAATGTCCTCAATGAAAATCCTGTGACTTACTACAGAATCTGGTTTTGCCAGACCGAAAGTGTCACATCCCTTAACATTAAAATTGCCTTCTTCATTTAGGTCTGGTCTATTCCAATTATTAACCTTTTTTATAACTCTCCAAAGGATAGTATATCTGCTTTTTTTGTATGTTTACTAACTCCGCTTGGGTCGCTCATGGAAAGATCGATAGGTATGGCATCTGTATTTCTGGCAAGTTTTGGTTTTTCCTGAATACTTTACGCATTTTTTATGTTGTTTAATATATAAGAAGTCTAAAAATAGGAGAATGATTTTTATTCATTAAAAAGTTCTGACAAACTCTTTACTACTTTCACGTAAGGATATCGAGAAAACTCAGTTTCTGTTGTTGTTCCTGTGATGACTGCTGCAAAATCGACATTTGCTGCCAGAGCCGTTTTAGCGTCTATCAGACTATCTCCAATGTATAGCACATTATCAAGTTGTTCGTTAAGGCTGTCAATAGCAAGCAGTAATCCTTCAGGAGACGGTTTGGGGACTTTAACATCCTCTCCTCCAACAATAATATCTATTAAATCCAGGACACCGTGCATGTTCAAAGACTCAACTATTCTAAAATGATATTTTGTGGTTACTATGCCTGTATTGAGCCCGTTTTGTTTTAATCTCTCTAACGTGGTTACTGTATCGGCATATAGCATGGTTTCTCTGGACATTACCTCATTAGCCTTTTCCCGAAAAAAACTGAGAAAACGATTTATCAAAACTTCATTTTCGTTATTGGTTAGCTGAATAAATGCTTTATCGAGTGGTAATCCGACGGTTCTTCTTATACTTTCACGGTCAGAGGAGGGAATGCCCAGTTTACTGAAGGCGTAGTTAAAACTTGACACAATGCCATTCGTTGCATCGGCCAATGTGTAATCAAAGTCAAAAATAATAGTGCTATGTTTCATATCTATCGCCTTGAGTCTGCTATTGACATAGAATTCTGCAATATTGACATAAGGTCCTGCGGTACTGGCATAATATCTTTTCGCCCAAAAACAAAGGTTTTTTATTTATCCTTTACATTTGCATGCTTTATATTTTTAAAATTAAAAAACACAAAATACAGAGTAAATATTCTTCTTAAAGGCATTTATTAAAGGTGTTTTTGTCGTAACTATTCAACAAAAAAATAAAAACTCATATAAAGGATGATTTAATTAGAATTCATTCAGCTTTTAATGAGTCAATTCCAGAGTTTGAAGTTTTTGGAGGATATTATTCTGAATATATTCCTTCTGCACTATTCAGGATAAAAGTGCTTGACAAATTAATATATTGTAAACAATCACTAGTTACGTAGCTTACGATTGATCAGAACTTACCGCCAATATGAAATATATATGGTCATATTAAAAACATATAGAATTATTAAAAGCAAACAGTATTATTAAAAGCATATAATCCTCATTGAAAACTTGATCTTATGGTTTGAAGTTCCAGATCAAAATTACTAGTGTTGATTCTACAGTAAAGTGTCGTATAAAATCGATTACAACTATACAGAATCGTTCAATACTTGAGGATTGACGCGACACTAGATGATATTGTGTCAAAATTCCTATCAAAAATAAGATGTAAACCAGGTATGAATAAGACGATTAAGAAACTAAAATCAAAAGAAGTATACACATTAAGAGTAACACGAAACAAACTGGATGTTCATCATAGATTCAAATAAGTGTAAGCCTTTTATAAGTATTTTATATAATGATCTAAAAGATTTTAGCTGAAATTAACATAATAATATACTTAGATCTAACTATTTAATACTATTCAACTATTCAGTATTATTTAACTACACAGTATTATTCAACAACTTAGTATAATTAAACTACTTAGTATAGTTTAACTACTTAATATTAT belongs to Methanosarcina barkeri 3 and includes:
- a CDS encoding HAD family hydrolase, with protein sequence MKHSTIIFDFDYTLADATNGIVSSFNYAFSKLGIPSSDRESIRRTVGLPLDKAFIQLTNNENEVLINRFLSFFREKANEVMSRETMLYADTVTTLERLKQNGLNTGIVTTKYHFRIVESLNMHGVLDLIDIIVGGEDVKVPKPSPEGLLLAIDSLNEQLDNVLYIGDSLIDAKTALAANVDFAAVITGTTTETEFSRYPYVKVVKSLSELFNE